A region of Solanum dulcamara chromosome 7, daSolDulc1.2, whole genome shotgun sequence DNA encodes the following proteins:
- the LOC129896759 gene encoding GDSL esterase/lipase At4g10955-like — protein MASEKEVFSLSGPLYLTTIDWRNTYHRRSVSASLVQSVYILERDRQQNRQGPNALAPPWWEFFQFHLIQVLVDNEDQSYFGAIFEYKFPTSHLRNKTIHNNPNPNQNQNRNPPKYVIAFRGTIAKKGNRSQDFKLDLRLIRDNLHNCSRFHTGLQVVQNIIQNHEVSDIWLAGHSLGSSIALLIGRNMIKTGIHLETYLFNPPFTSLPIEKVLKNEKLKHGIRIAHSVITAGLAGALNSHKPKPTHKSDSFTLLSSWVPYLFVNPSDPICAEYIGYFEHREKMIAIGKGEIERIATQNSIRSIIGYAAGKDQSEPSHLLPSAFVAINLSPSPDFKRAHGIHQWWKPDLQCNYKLYQFQ, from the exons ATGGCCTCCGAGAAGGAGGTTTTCAGCCTATCTGGACCATTGTACCTCACTACTATTGATTG GAGAAATACATATCATAGGAGGTCCGTATCAGCTAGCTTAGTGCAGAGTGTGTACATTCTTGAACGTGACCGCCAACAAAATCGCCAAGGTCCTAATGCCCTTGCTCCACCCTGGTGGGAattctttcaatttcatttaatCCAAGTCTTGGTAGATAATGAAGACCAATCTTACTTCGGCGCCATTTTTGAATACAAATTTCCAACCTCCCATCTCCGCAACAAAACAATACACAATAATCCTAATCCTAATCAGAATCAGAATCGGAATCCACCAAAGTATGTGATTGCCTTTCGAGGCACAATTGCCAAAAAGGGTAACAGATCACAAGACTTCAAATTGGACCTCAGACTTATTCGCGACAATCTTCACAATTGCTCTCGCTTCCACACTGGCTTGCAAGTTGTACAAAACATCATTCAGAATCACGAGGTCTCAGATATTTGGCTAGCCGGACATTCCTTGGGCTCTTCAATTGCGCTATTAATCGGAAGGAATATGATCAAAACAGGAATTCATCTCGAAACATATCTTTTCAATCCACCATTCACATCACTTCCAATAGAGAAAGTCCTAAAGAACGAGAAATTGAAACACGGAATCCGCATTGCTCATAGTGTGATCACTGCAGGACTCGCTGGCGCCCTCAACAGTCACAAGCCAAAGCCTACACATAAAAGTGATTCATTTACTCTGTTGTCTTCGTGGGTTCCTTACTTATTTGTTAATCCATCCGATCCTATATGTGCGGAATACATTGGGTATTTCGAGCATAGGGAGAAGATGATTGCGATTGGGAAAGGGGAAATTGAACGAATTGCGACGCAGAATTCAATAAGAAGTATAATTGGGTATGCAGCAGGAAAAGATCAATCGGAACCATCACACTTACTTCCTTCAGCGTTTGTTGCGATTAATTTGAGTCCTTCACCAGATTTTAAGAGAGCTCACGGTATACATCAATGGTGGAAGCCAGATTTACAGTGCAACTATAAACTATACCAATTTCAATGA